From the genome of Arthrobacter alpinus, one region includes:
- a CDS encoding queuosine precursor transporter, with product MSPLQSNASATPFRTSTTPTFAAVGSPYFGILLACMAVIVILSNIGASKGVQFGPIVTDGGFFLFPFAYILGDVISEIYGFKVNRKAILTTFALSVFASLCYWVIIALPGFTDDYGVAKQHALTEALGPVPQIVLASLLAFLAGQTVNSWIMVRLKAHHGERKLWVRLMGSSGAGEFLDTLIFCAIAAPVIGIVGFGMFANYVLVGFVYKVGVQYALIPVTSVAIRWFKRREPSYVEAQASI from the coding sequence ATGTCCCCGCTGCAAAGTAATGCCTCGGCAACCCCTTTTAGAACCAGCACAACCCCCACCTTTGCCGCCGTCGGAAGCCCCTATTTTGGGATTCTGCTGGCGTGCATGGCTGTCATCGTGATCCTGTCCAACATCGGCGCGTCCAAGGGCGTGCAATTTGGCCCCATCGTGACGGACGGCGGATTTTTCCTGTTCCCCTTCGCCTACATCCTCGGCGATGTGATCAGCGAGATTTACGGCTTCAAGGTCAACCGCAAGGCAATTCTCACCACGTTTGCACTGTCAGTCTTCGCCTCACTTTGCTATTGGGTGATCATTGCGCTGCCCGGATTCACCGACGACTACGGTGTTGCCAAACAGCACGCCCTGACGGAGGCGTTGGGTCCGGTGCCGCAGATCGTGCTGGCCAGCCTCCTGGCGTTCCTGGCCGGACAGACCGTCAACTCCTGGATCATGGTCCGGCTGAAAGCACACCACGGCGAACGGAAACTCTGGGTGCGGCTCATGGGTTCCAGCGGTGCCGGCGAATTCCTGGACACCTTGATCTTCTGCGCCATTGCGGCCCCCGTGATTGGGATCGTGGGCTTTGGCATGTTCGCCAACTATGTCCTGGTGGGCTTTGTGTACAAGGTGGGCGTGCAGTACGCGCTCATCCCGGTGACCAGCGTGGCGATCCGCTGGTTTAAGCGCCGCGAACCGTCCTATGTGGAAGCTCAGGCAAGCATTTAG
- the tgt gene encoding tRNA guanosine(34) transglycosylase Tgt, translating into MPSPENSTGLLAPAPATAPPTVPGAPASQSEFSFEVTTRLNETCAPAAEAIQRNGGKFQGRTGVITTPHGTIKTPAFIAVGTKATVKAVLPESMAELGAQALLANAYHLYLQPGADILDAAGGLGKFMNWSGPTFTDSGGFQVMSLGSGFKKVINMDAVAASPHAGADDSVAVGKERLAHIDDDGVWFKSHLNGDMHRFSPEVSMQVQHQIGADIMFAFDELTTLLNSRGYQEMSLERTRLWALRCIEEHFRLTEERLGKPYQALFGVIQGAQYEDLRRKASHDLGEMNFDGFGIGGALEKENLGTIVRWCSEELPEDKPRHLLGISEPDDIFTAIENGADTFDCVSPTRVARTSAFYTPDGRFNLSGAKYKRDFTPLSQECDCYTCENYTRAYIHHLYKAKEMVSATLISIHNERFVVKMVDDARLAIEDGTFFAFKAETLRRYYPNR; encoded by the coding sequence ATGCCCTCCCCTGAGAACAGCACTGGCCTTCTTGCCCCCGCGCCCGCCACGGCCCCGCCCACAGTTCCCGGCGCTCCGGCGTCGCAAAGCGAATTCAGTTTTGAGGTCACCACCAGGCTGAATGAAACGTGTGCGCCCGCGGCTGAAGCGATCCAAAGAAACGGCGGCAAATTCCAGGGCCGCACCGGCGTCATCACCACCCCGCACGGCACCATCAAGACCCCCGCGTTCATCGCCGTTGGAACCAAGGCCACCGTGAAAGCAGTGCTGCCGGAATCCATGGCCGAGCTGGGCGCACAGGCACTGCTGGCCAACGCCTACCACCTGTACCTGCAGCCCGGCGCCGACATCCTCGACGCCGCCGGCGGGCTCGGCAAGTTCATGAACTGGTCCGGACCCACCTTCACCGACAGCGGCGGCTTCCAGGTCATGTCCCTGGGCTCGGGCTTCAAGAAGGTCATCAACATGGATGCCGTAGCCGCGTCCCCGCACGCCGGCGCCGACGACTCCGTGGCCGTGGGCAAGGAACGCCTGGCCCACATCGATGACGACGGCGTCTGGTTCAAGTCGCACCTGAACGGTGACATGCACCGCTTCTCCCCCGAGGTTTCGATGCAGGTCCAGCACCAGATCGGCGCCGACATCATGTTCGCCTTCGACGAGCTGACCACGCTGCTGAACTCGCGCGGCTACCAGGAAATGTCGCTCGAGCGCACCCGGCTGTGGGCGCTGCGCTGCATCGAAGAGCACTTCCGGCTCACCGAAGAGCGCCTGGGTAAGCCCTACCAGGCCCTGTTCGGCGTCATTCAGGGTGCCCAGTACGAGGACCTGCGCCGAAAGGCCTCGCATGACCTGGGTGAAATGAACTTTGACGGCTTCGGCATCGGAGGTGCGCTGGAGAAGGAAAACTTGGGCACCATTGTGCGCTGGTGCTCCGAGGAACTGCCCGAGGACAAGCCCCGCCACCTGTTGGGCATCTCCGAGCCAGATGACATTTTCACGGCCATCGAGAACGGTGCCGACACCTTTGACTGCGTCTCGCCCACCCGGGTCGCCCGCACCTCGGCGTTCTACACCCCCGACGGCCGCTTCAATCTCTCCGGCGCCAAATACAAGCGCGATTTCACGCCGTTGTCGCAAGAGTGCGACTGCTACACCTGCGAGAACTACACTCGCGCCTACATCCACCACCTGTACAAGGCCAAGGAAATGGTTTCCGCCACGCTGATCTCCATCCACAACGAACGCTTCGTGGTGAAAATGGTCGACGACGCTCGCCTGGCCATCGAGGACGGCACGTTCTTCGCGTTCAAGGCCGAGACGCTGCGCCGCTACTACCCGAACCGGTAA
- a CDS encoding SRPBCC family protein, whose product MDTNPLSVLVNADAEQVWRMLREPAKTAQWHGWEMEGLDDEIQQIYYSDVLESPDHLRLELEMGDVFTLEPRPDGTLVTLTRGVATGEFAKYDSDITEGWAMFIQQLKFALERHPHTPRRTIFVDGTSAAHTNLWDALGIDTGWLPGPGEPYQLTLNTGAALKGKVWYRSDTQLGLTVADYAEHGDGLLILAQQAPVEGLREHPGAQIVVSTYGLGAAALEAVGAQWDAFMETHYPGE is encoded by the coding sequence ATGGACACGAACCCGCTCTCAGTGCTCGTCAACGCCGACGCCGAACAGGTCTGGCGCATGCTGCGTGAACCCGCCAAGACAGCCCAATGGCACGGCTGGGAGATGGAGGGGCTCGATGATGAGATCCAGCAAATCTACTACAGCGACGTTTTGGAGAGCCCGGACCACCTCCGTCTGGAACTGGAAATGGGCGACGTCTTCACCTTGGAACCACGCCCGGACGGCACCTTGGTGACCCTGACACGCGGCGTCGCAACCGGCGAATTTGCCAAGTATGACTCGGACATCACCGAGGGCTGGGCCATGTTCATCCAGCAGTTGAAGTTCGCGCTGGAACGCCACCCGCATACGCCGCGTCGGACCATTTTCGTCGATGGCACCAGCGCCGCACACACCAACCTGTGGGACGCTTTGGGCATCGACACCGGGTGGCTCCCCGGTCCGGGCGAGCCGTACCAGCTAACCCTCAACACCGGCGCCGCACTGAAAGGGAAGGTCTGGTACCGCAGCGATACCCAGCTGGGTCTGACGGTTGCGGACTATGCAGAACACGGTGACGGCCTGCTGATCCTTGCCCAGCAGGCACCCGTCGAGGGCCTGCGCGAGCATCCCGGCGCCCAGATCGTCGTCTCCACCTACGGCCTTGGCGCTGCCGCACTGGAAGCCGTCGGGGCACAGTGGGATGCCTTCATGGAGACCCACTACCCCGGAGAGTAG
- a CDS encoding NUDIX hydrolase family protein, with the protein MSVRTPDPYPGWLSNEDLYEARSRLPMVYVEVVPVRLDPLGYVNEVGLLLQADDEGSMVRTLVSGRVLYRETIRAALVRHVEKDLGPLAFPQLPVSPVPFTVAEYLPSPSETGFTDERQHAVALVYVIPVTGECEPRQDALELTWMTPEEVLSPGVQAEFVGGRGALVRQAISFAGLGR; encoded by the coding sequence ATGAGCGTGCGCACCCCTGATCCCTACCCCGGCTGGCTGTCCAACGAGGACTTGTACGAGGCCAGAAGCCGTCTTCCCATGGTCTATGTGGAGGTGGTCCCGGTCCGTCTTGACCCGCTGGGCTATGTCAATGAGGTGGGTTTGCTGCTGCAGGCCGACGACGAGGGCTCCATGGTCCGCACGCTGGTTTCCGGGCGGGTGCTGTACCGGGAGACCATCCGGGCCGCGCTTGTCAGGCATGTGGAGAAGGACCTGGGCCCGCTGGCCTTCCCGCAACTGCCCGTTAGCCCCGTGCCCTTCACGGTGGCCGAGTACCTGCCCTCGCCGTCCGAAACCGGGTTCACCGACGAACGCCAGCACGCCGTGGCCCTGGTCTACGTGATCCCCGTGACGGGTGAATGCGAGCCACGCCAGGACGCCCTTGAACTGACCTGGATGACGCCCGAGGAGGTGCTCAGCCCCGGCGTGCAGGCCGAGTTCGTGGGCGGCCGCGGCGCCCTGGTGCGCCAGGCCATCTCCTTTGCCGGTTTGGGCCGCTAA
- a CDS encoding FadR/GntR family transcriptional regulator, with protein MNIVSFTPAVATLTYERIVEQIETAITSGAILAGEHLPSERELMVQFSVSRPTVREALRVLQSMGLIESKPGGRGGPKVLEPSPQSLTRSFTTMARLDSLSMAELVQFRLVLESSACRLAATLHNDEQLAGMESAIERMEQAVGKDAEAFARADVDFHLAVWEASGNALLTMCGRAVAEAIVGLITEQLTNSEATERTEAASAALDREIFQAIASRQGVEAGRRARQAIYDRYVPLLPEAAAAGLEALLD; from the coding sequence ATGAATATCGTCAGCTTTACGCCCGCTGTTGCAACGCTCACTTACGAGCGGATCGTGGAGCAGATTGAAACGGCCATCACCTCCGGGGCCATCCTCGCCGGAGAGCATCTGCCGTCCGAGCGCGAACTGATGGTGCAATTCTCGGTCAGCCGGCCCACCGTTCGCGAAGCGCTACGTGTACTCCAGTCCATGGGGCTGATCGAATCCAAGCCGGGCGGGCGCGGCGGGCCAAAGGTGCTTGAGCCTTCCCCCCAGTCACTGACCCGATCCTTCACCACGATGGCTCGCTTGGACTCATTGTCCATGGCGGAGCTGGTCCAGTTCCGCCTCGTTCTGGAATCTTCGGCCTGCCGATTGGCCGCGACTCTGCACAACGACGAGCAATTGGCTGGCATGGAGTCGGCCATTGAACGTATGGAACAGGCAGTGGGCAAGGACGCCGAAGCCTTCGCCCGGGCCGACGTCGACTTCCACCTTGCTGTTTGGGAGGCTAGTGGAAATGCGCTACTGACCATGTGCGGCCGGGCAGTCGCCGAGGCCATCGTGGGGCTCATCACCGAGCAGCTTACGAATTCCGAGGCCACCGAACGCACCGAGGCAGCCTCGGCCGCGCTAGACCGCGAGATTTTCCAGGCCATCGCCTCCCGCCAGGGTGTGGAGGCGGGGCGGCGGGCCCGTCAGGCAATCTACGACCGCTACGTCCCACTGTTACCGGAGGCTGCCGCCGCCGGGCTGGAGGCACTTCTGGATTAG
- a CDS encoding ABC transporter substrate-binding protein produces MLRSKRTSLSVALLLASSLSLGACSAGSAPGGQDGGAENSAITVALSGPPVNLDFTTTAGSAIPQALMDNVYQGLLRIDQEGKIQPLLADSWELSPDRMTYTFKLHPGVTFSNGEAFTAEDVKFSIDRVKSDAWKSSVKAKMNVVQEVVAVSDTEVKVVLKQPSNAWLFDMGSRIGAMFDPKGVDDLANTPVGTGPYTVSSWKPGESMEMSARTDYWGQAPKIKNATLRYFADATATTNALQSGDVDVVYNMQAPELLSSFEGKPEYQVIKGTSTGEIILSMNNRAAPFNDVRVRQAVMYAIDRKAVMDTAWNGLGTLIGGPVPPTDAYYEDLNGVFPFNPGKAKALLKEAGVENLDITFSVPTRPYATAVSEIVVSQLKDVGINAKIASTEFPAVWLDKVFTKHDYQMSVILAVESRDVLTIFNDPNYYIGFDNSTIKAEAAAADMADESGYVAGMKKVVRSIVDEAGANTLFLFPNIVVAKTGVAGIPANAVSEGLNLSAMSWK; encoded by the coding sequence ATGCTTCGCTCAAAGAGAACCAGCCTGTCAGTTGCCCTATTGCTGGCGTCTTCACTATCGCTTGGCGCATGTTCGGCCGGCTCCGCTCCTGGTGGCCAAGATGGCGGGGCCGAGAACTCTGCCATTACCGTCGCCCTCAGCGGGCCGCCGGTGAATCTTGACTTCACCACGACGGCGGGCTCGGCTATTCCGCAGGCGCTCATGGACAACGTCTACCAGGGCCTGCTTCGCATTGACCAAGAAGGAAAGATCCAGCCGCTGCTTGCCGATTCCTGGGAACTTAGCCCGGATCGAATGACCTACACCTTCAAGCTCCATCCAGGAGTCACCTTCTCCAACGGCGAGGCCTTCACAGCAGAGGACGTCAAGTTCAGTATCGACCGGGTGAAGTCCGACGCATGGAAATCCAGCGTGAAAGCGAAGATGAACGTCGTCCAGGAAGTCGTGGCCGTCAGTGACACCGAGGTCAAGGTGGTGCTCAAGCAGCCCAGCAATGCCTGGCTCTTTGACATGGGATCGCGCATCGGGGCCATGTTCGACCCGAAGGGAGTTGACGATCTGGCCAACACGCCCGTCGGCACCGGCCCATACACTGTCTCCTCATGGAAGCCGGGCGAATCCATGGAGATGAGTGCCCGCACCGACTACTGGGGCCAGGCCCCCAAGATCAAGAATGCGACCCTGCGATACTTTGCTGACGCCACGGCAACGACCAACGCCCTGCAGTCCGGCGATGTTGACGTTGTCTACAACATGCAGGCGCCCGAACTGCTCTCCAGCTTCGAGGGCAAGCCCGAATACCAGGTCATCAAGGGCACCTCGACCGGCGAAATTATACTGTCCATGAACAATAGAGCCGCCCCTTTCAACGACGTCAGGGTGCGCCAGGCCGTCATGTATGCCATAGACCGCAAGGCCGTCATGGACACTGCCTGGAATGGCTTGGGCACACTCATTGGGGGTCCGGTCCCTCCAACCGACGCCTATTACGAGGATCTAAATGGCGTCTTTCCATTCAACCCCGGCAAGGCCAAGGCGCTTTTGAAAGAGGCCGGGGTCGAGAACCTAGACATCACCTTCTCCGTGCCCACCAGGCCATATGCGACCGCCGTATCTGAAATTGTTGTTTCCCAGCTCAAAGACGTGGGTATCAACGCCAAGATCGCCTCCACCGAATTCCCGGCCGTCTGGTTGGACAAAGTCTTCACAAAACACGACTACCAGATGTCAGTCATCCTGGCGGTCGAGTCGAGGGACGTACTAACCATCTTCAACGATCCGAACTATTACATCGGCTTCGACAACTCCACGATCAAGGCAGAAGCCGCCGCGGCCGACATGGCTGATGAGTCCGGCTATGTTGCAGGGATGAAAAAAGTGGTTCGCAGCATCGTTGATGAGGCCGGCGCCAACACCCTCTTCTTGTTCCCCAACATCGTTGTGGCAAAAACTGGTGTCGCCGGCATCCCCGCCAACGCAGTGTCCGAGGGTCTTAATTTGAGCGCCATGAGCTGGAAGTAG
- a CDS encoding ABC transporter permease, with protein MVMRILTNLARFAASFMAATVLVFLFMRAIPGDPAQIALGVNATPELIAKTRAEFGTDQPLLTQYLDWVRGLPFGDFGTSYVTHRDISPLVADRVQVSLILVVLAMLAALIIAIPLGTLAAVRHRKASGAIISAVSQLGIAIPGFLAGILLVLVFALGLGWFPANGWTPPGQDFGQFLSRVTLPVLALAAVQGAILTRYVRSAVLEVMSEDYLRTARAKGLSPLAALLKHGLRNAAIPVLTVTSVQLAALIIGAVVIERVFVIPGLGSMLLDAVGNRDMLTVQSVVMVLVGITLVINLFVDVFYSVLDPRIRKSA; from the coding sequence ATGGTGATGCGAATATTGACCAACCTAGCCAGGTTCGCGGCCAGCTTCATGGCTGCCACCGTGCTGGTGTTCTTGTTCATGCGAGCGATCCCCGGGGACCCGGCACAGATTGCCCTTGGTGTGAACGCGACCCCCGAGCTCATCGCCAAGACCCGTGCCGAATTCGGTACGGATCAGCCCCTTCTCACCCAGTACTTGGACTGGGTGCGCGGGCTACCCTTCGGCGACTTCGGCACCTCCTACGTCACGCACCGCGACATCAGCCCCCTGGTGGCCGACCGGGTGCAGGTCTCGCTGATCCTGGTGGTACTGGCAATGCTGGCGGCCTTGATCATTGCCATCCCGCTCGGCACGCTGGCTGCGGTCCGCCACCGCAAGGCCTCCGGCGCCATCATTAGCGCCGTAAGCCAGCTGGGCATCGCCATCCCGGGGTTCCTGGCCGGAATCCTCCTCGTTCTGGTCTTCGCGCTCGGGCTGGGATGGTTCCCGGCCAACGGCTGGACCCCGCCGGGGCAGGACTTTGGCCAGTTCCTGTCAAGGGTGACTCTGCCGGTGCTTGCCCTTGCCGCCGTCCAAGGTGCCATCCTTACCCGGTACGTTCGGTCAGCCGTGCTGGAAGTGATGAGTGAGGACTATTTGCGCACCGCGCGTGCCAAGGGGTTGTCCCCGCTCGCGGCCCTACTTAAACATGGACTGCGCAACGCCGCGATCCCGGTCCTGACCGTCACCTCCGTTCAGCTGGCGGCATTGATCATCGGGGCGGTCGTGATCGAACGGGTCTTCGTCATTCCCGGGCTCGGATCGATGTTGCTGGATGCTGTCGGGAACCGCGACATGCTCACCGTCCAGTCAGTGGTGATGGTGCTGGTCGGCATCACCTTGGTCATCAACTTGTTCGTGGACGTGTTCTACTCCGTCCTGGATCCGCGCATTCGGAAATCGGCTTAG
- a CDS encoding ABC transporter permease, which produces MRVGAVLVGVVVLAALVSYFWTPFDPTQAYPVDRLQGPSLTHLMGTDRYGRDVFSGILYGARITLLVGVVAVGIALLVGTPLGILAGMKRGATEEVSMRFADILLAFPALLLAIMFSAVFGASTVTAMIAIGIGSIPGFARVARSGTLQVMSTEYVQAAKASSQPAIRIARRHVLPNIVGMVVVQCSVTFALAVLAEAALSFLGLGTPPPIPSWGRMLQEAQQYLGTFPLLAIWPGIAIAIAVMGFNMLGDGLRDRFDPKLNGDRP; this is translated from the coding sequence ATGCGCGTCGGGGCAGTGCTGGTGGGCGTTGTGGTCCTCGCCGCCCTAGTGTCCTACTTCTGGACCCCGTTCGATCCTACCCAGGCCTACCCAGTCGATCGCCTGCAGGGCCCGAGCCTCACCCACCTCATGGGCACCGACCGCTACGGCCGCGACGTGTTTTCCGGCATCCTCTACGGTGCCCGGATCACGCTTCTGGTCGGCGTGGTCGCCGTCGGCATTGCGCTGCTGGTGGGCACGCCGCTGGGCATTCTGGCCGGGATGAAACGCGGGGCAACCGAGGAAGTTAGCATGCGGTTCGCCGACATCCTGCTGGCCTTCCCTGCCCTGTTGCTGGCCATCATGTTCTCGGCGGTCTTCGGCGCCAGCACGGTGACCGCGATGATCGCCATCGGCATAGGATCAATCCCCGGGTTCGCCCGCGTCGCCCGTTCGGGCACGCTGCAAGTGATGAGCACCGAATACGTGCAGGCAGCCAAGGCGTCAAGCCAGCCGGCAATCCGGATCGCCCGGCGACACGTGCTCCCAAACATTGTGGGCATGGTGGTGGTCCAATGCTCGGTGACCTTTGCCCTGGCTGTGCTGGCCGAGGCCGCCCTGTCCTTCCTTGGTCTAGGTACCCCGCCGCCGATCCCAAGTTGGGGCCGGATGCTGCAGGAAGCCCAGCAGTATTTGGGTACATTCCCGCTGCTGGCCATCTGGCCGGGCATAGCGATTGCCATCGCCGTCATGGGCTTCAACATGCTCGGTGACGGCCTTCGTGACCGCTTTGACCCCAAACTAAACGGAGACCGCCCATGA
- a CDS encoding ABC transporter ATP-binding protein gives MSELTANLLTVRDLNVKFGAFTLVHNVSFAMARGERIGLIGESGSGKSLTTTALMGLLPEGLSASGSVHLDGHRENFIGAPDAAMRKIRGRDMTMVFQEPLTALNPLMRVGAQVAEIMSVHKTAASRREAGAKAIAMLASVKLPDPAEAARAYPHQLSGGQRQRVMLAMALANDPALLLCDEPTTALDVTVQRQVLDLVLESVTERGTGLLFITHDLAVVANMCTRVLVMNNGTVVEEGRTEDIFSRPQHAYTRGLLAASDMEATDNDGRLFTVTSAVGYEPLTPAALAARAVAKESAAARAGARLPVADAGTELQAPVIAVTGLTRTYLRDRATLFAKAPEVHALKDVTFVVRPGERLGVVGESGSGKSTLLRILAGLDRPSSGSAVVAGNEVAGATERSLVQLRQQLQIVFQDPMGSLNPRMRVLEIITEPLLVPGRTETATQRRAMAVAMLDAVGLGPETLDRYPHQFSGGQRQRISIARALICRPRVLVADEPVSALDVSVRAQVLNLLADLVDEYQLTLVFVSHDLAVVRHLCDKVVVMRDGEIVEAGDTESIYQNPQHPYTQKLVASSMNLRAEVLGKELLASQSE, from the coding sequence ATGAGCGAGCTGACTGCCAACTTGCTCACCGTCCGGGATCTGAACGTAAAATTCGGCGCGTTCACGTTGGTGCATAATGTTTCGTTTGCAATGGCCCGCGGCGAGCGGATCGGACTGATCGGTGAATCAGGCTCCGGCAAATCACTGACAACCACCGCCCTGATGGGCCTGCTGCCGGAGGGGCTGTCTGCCTCCGGTTCCGTGCATCTTGACGGCCATCGCGAGAACTTCATTGGAGCCCCCGACGCCGCCATGCGCAAGATCCGCGGACGGGACATGACCATGGTGTTCCAAGAACCGCTCACGGCGCTTAACCCGCTCATGCGGGTGGGTGCCCAGGTGGCAGAAATCATGAGCGTGCACAAGACCGCGGCGTCCCGTCGTGAAGCGGGCGCCAAGGCGATCGCCATGCTCGCCTCGGTGAAGTTGCCGGATCCGGCCGAGGCCGCACGCGCCTATCCGCACCAGCTCTCCGGAGGCCAGCGACAACGCGTCATGCTGGCTATGGCACTGGCCAACGACCCAGCGCTGCTGCTGTGTGATGAGCCGACAACGGCCCTGGATGTGACGGTGCAGCGACAGGTGTTGGACCTTGTGCTCGAATCCGTGACGGAACGCGGCACCGGTCTGCTGTTCATCACCCACGATCTGGCGGTTGTCGCCAACATGTGCACCCGGGTCCTGGTCATGAACAATGGCACAGTTGTGGAAGAAGGACGCACCGAGGACATCTTCTCCCGTCCCCAGCACGCCTACACCCGCGGGCTGCTGGCCGCCAGCGACATGGAGGCCACGGACAATGACGGCCGCCTGTTCACGGTGACCTCCGCGGTGGGCTATGAGCCGTTGACGCCGGCGGCACTTGCCGCCCGCGCCGTCGCCAAGGAGAGTGCGGCTGCCCGGGCAGGCGCGCGGCTGCCCGTCGCGGACGCAGGGACGGAGCTCCAAGCCCCGGTCATTGCCGTGACGGGTCTGACCCGCACCTACCTTCGAGACCGGGCCACACTCTTCGCCAAGGCGCCCGAGGTCCATGCGCTCAAGGATGTCACCTTTGTGGTGCGCCCGGGAGAACGCCTTGGGGTGGTTGGCGAATCGGGTTCCGGTAAATCCACGTTGCTGCGCATACTGGCCGGTCTGGACCGGCCGTCGTCAGGTTCGGCCGTTGTCGCCGGCAACGAGGTCGCCGGCGCCACCGAACGCAGCCTGGTACAGCTGCGCCAGCAACTGCAGATTGTCTTTCAGGACCCGATGGGGTCCCTCAACCCGCGCATGCGGGTGCTGGAGATCATCACCGAACCCTTGCTGGTGCCCGGGCGCACCGAGACCGCCACGCAGCGCCGTGCCATGGCCGTGGCGATGCTGGACGCCGTGGGGTTGGGCCCGGAAACCCTGGACCGCTACCCGCACCAGTTCTCCGGGGGCCAGCGACAACGCATCTCGATCGCCCGGGCTCTTATCTGCCGGCCCCGTGTTCTGGTTGCCGACGAGCCGGTCTCCGCCCTGGATGTTTCGGTCCGGGCCCAGGTCCTGAACCTACTGGCGGACCTGGTGGATGAGTACCAGCTGACACTGGTGTTCGTCTCCCACGACTTGGCTGTGGTGCGTCACCTTTGCGACAAGGTGGTGGTCATGCGTGACGGGGAAATCGTCGAGGCAGGCGACACCGAGAGTATCTACCAGAATCCGCAACACCCTTATACCCAGAAGCTCGTGGCCAGTTCCATGAACTTGCGCGCCGAAGTGCTGGGCAAGGAACTTCTCGCTTCCCAGAGTGAATAA
- a CDS encoding amidase, whose amino-acid sequence MSQDLYELSATELSASYAAGLDPREVAESVLARIADREPVLNAFYVHEPEQVRRDAEASAKRWASGTQLSAFDGVPATVKENIPRSGIPVPSGTALANPPVSAENAPVTDRLLEAGLVLLGSTTMPDWGMLSSGVSSRHGITRNALDPSLTTGGSSAGAGAAAAAGYGPLHVGTDIGGSIRLPGTWAGLVTLKPSAGLVPLHAPYMGRAAGPLTRTAADAAALMSVIARPDIRDYSTRPYPSMDWFKGPANPAGLRVGLQLDAGSGAEVDPQIAAAVQRAADLFAAAGAHIVELRPFMSQAQLAGIDAFWRTRSWADYSALEPEQRENVLPYIARWCAGGKDYDGVATMVHYNRFAQVQQETIAATRDYDLVLSPVAPMAAFPAEQPMPVDDPDLPMAHISFTMPYNMSGQPAATVNCGFMLDGRTIGLQLAGPVGADDKVLAAAVWFESVRGDAALDWARVL is encoded by the coding sequence ATGAGCCAGGACCTGTACGAACTTTCCGCCACAGAATTGTCTGCCTCGTACGCCGCCGGGCTGGACCCGCGCGAGGTTGCCGAGTCTGTGCTGGCCCGTATCGCGGACCGCGAGCCGGTACTGAACGCCTTTTATGTCCATGAGCCGGAGCAGGTTCGCCGTGATGCCGAGGCCTCGGCAAAGCGTTGGGCATCTGGAACGCAGCTTTCGGCGTTCGACGGAGTCCCTGCCACTGTGAAGGAAAACATCCCCCGCTCCGGAATTCCTGTCCCCTCCGGCACCGCGCTGGCGAACCCGCCGGTGTCAGCCGAGAACGCGCCGGTCACTGACCGGCTGCTGGAGGCTGGGCTCGTCCTGCTTGGATCCACCACCATGCCCGACTGGGGCATGCTTTCCTCGGGGGTGTCTTCCCGGCACGGGATCACCCGCAACGCCTTGGACCCGTCTCTGACCACGGGAGGCTCCAGCGCTGGTGCAGGCGCAGCGGCTGCCGCCGGATATGGCCCCCTCCATGTTGGCACCGACATTGGCGGCTCTATACGGCTCCCTGGCACGTGGGCCGGGCTGGTCACGTTGAAGCCTAGCGCCGGGCTGGTGCCCTTGCATGCACCCTATATGGGCCGGGCCGCCGGGCCGCTGACTCGCACGGCCGCTGACGCTGCCGCCCTCATGAGCGTGATTGCCCGCCCTGATATCCGCGACTATTCCACCCGCCCTTACCCGAGCATGGACTGGTTCAAGGGTCCAGCCAACCCGGCGGGGCTGCGCGTTGGATTGCAACTCGACGCCGGATCGGGCGCCGAGGTCGACCCCCAGATTGCGGCTGCGGTGCAGCGGGCAGCGGATCTCTTCGCGGCGGCTGGCGCTCACATCGTCGAACTGCGGCCGTTCATGAGCCAAGCTCAACTGGCCGGGATTGACGCTTTTTGGCGTACCCGATCCTGGGCGGATTACAGTGCGTTGGAGCCGGAACAGCGCGAGAACGTGCTGCCCTATATTGCCCGCTGGTGCGCCGGCGGCAAGGACTACGACGGCGTCGCCACCATGGTGCACTATAACCGGTTCGCGCAGGTGCAGCAGGAGACCATAGCGGCCACCCGGGACTATGACCTGGTGCTTTCACCGGTGGCGCCCATGGCGGCGTTTCCGGCCGAACAGCCCATGCCCGTGGACGATCCGGACTTGCCCATGGCACACATATCCTTCACCATGCCGTACAACATGTCGGGCCAGCCCGCGGCGACAGTCAACTGCGGCTTCATGCTGGACGGGCGGACCATCGGGCTGCAACTGGCCGGCCCCGTTGGCGCCGATGACAAGGTCCTGGCTGCGGCGGTTTGGTTTGAATCGGTGCGCGGGGACGCGGCCCTTGATTGGGCCCGCGTCCTCTAA